From Caretta caretta isolate rCarCar2 chromosome 14, rCarCar1.hap1, whole genome shotgun sequence, the proteins below share one genomic window:
- the LOC125621767 gene encoding uncharacterized protein LOC125621767 isoform X6, producing MEPWVMLDPRQRALYRDVMQESYETLMSLADGLVSDNEEEEEEEEGSEELEPCTSQNPEWEKSPAGSDEQKKAQPGKKHDKATQRGPGLRKPKGTAAQTRCGDCRKSSKCGAAGGRQRKGKPTEERAKPFRCQDCGKGFTWASHLERHRRIHTGERPFRCPECGESYSQSSHLLQHRRTHTSDRPHKCGDCGKRFAQPDELAAHQQGHAADKPHKCSHCGKGFVWASHLERHRRIHTGEKPFKCPECGEAFSQSSHLAKHRRSHTGERPYRCPHCGKSFCQSSDLARHKRIHLGKKPLRCGDCGKCFRAGPALARHQRSHRRERAHRCGDCGKGFVWASHLERHRRVHTGERPFPCASCGERFAQKAHLLQHRKTHSPDRPYKCGDCGKRFGDNAAFLAHQQGHAAEKSYKCSDCGKGFAWVSHLERHRRIHTGEKPFKCPECGESFSQSSHLTKHQRSHLGKRPYKCSECGKAFGLTLDLIIHQRTHMGGKPYKCSQCRKGFTRRANLIKHQRSHGEEEP from the exons ATGGAGCCCTGGGTGATGCTGGATCCGCGGCAGAGAGCCCTGTACCGGGACGTCATGCAGGAAAGCTATGAGACCCTGATGTCCCTGG CTGATGGTTTGGTGAGCGACaacgaggaggaggaagaggaggaggaaggctcaGAGGAGCTGGAACCATGCACGTCTCAGAACCCTGAGTGGGAAAAGAGCCCTGCCGGCTCCGATGAACAAAAGAAAGCCCAGCCAGGGAAGAAGCATGACAAAGCCACGCAGCGCGGTCCAGGCCTGAGGAAGCCGAAGGGCACCGCGGCCCAGACTCGCTGCGGCGACTGCAGGAAGAGTTCCAAGTGTGGGGCGGCTGGGGGCCGGCAGCGTAAGGGCAAGCCGACCGAGGAGCGCGCCAAACCCTTCCGCTGCCAGGACTGCGGCAAGGGCTTCACCTGGGCCTCGCACCTGGAGCGGCACCGGCGCATCCACACCGGCGAGCGCCCCTTCCGCTGCCCCGAGTGCGGGGAAAGCTACAGCCAGAGCTCCCACCTGCTGCAGCACCGCCGCACCCACACCAGCGACCGGCCCCATAAGTGCGGCGACTGCGGGAAGCGCTTTGCCCAGCCTGACGAGCTGGCCGCCCACCAGCAGGGCCACGCGGCGGACAAACCCCACAAGTGCAGCCACTGCGGCAAGGGCTTCGTCTGGGCCTCCCACCTGGAGCGGCACCGGCGTATCCACACCGGCGAAAAGCCCTTCAAATGCCCCGAGTGCGGGGAGGCCTTCAGCCAGAGCTCCCACCTGGCAAAGCACCGGCGCAGCCATACAGGCGAGCGCCCCTACCGCTGCCCGCACTGCGGGAAAAGTTTCTGTCAGAGCTCGGACCTGGCCCGCCACAAGCGGATCCACCTGGGCAAGAAACCCCTGCGCTGCGGTGACTGCGGGAAGTGCTTCCGGGCTGGCCCGGCCCTGGCCCGGCACCAGCGCTCCCACCGGCGGGAGAGAGCCCACCGCTGCGGCGACTGCGGCAAAGGCTTCGTCTGGGCCTCTCACCTGGAGCGGCACCGGCGGGTCCACACGGGCGAGCGCCCCTTCCCCTGCGCTAGCTGCGGGGAGCGCTTCGCCCAGAAGGCCCACCTGCTCCAGCACCGCAAGACCCACTCCCCCGACCGGCCTTACAAGTGCGGGGACTGCGGCAAGCGCTTCGGGGACAACGCCGCCTTCCTGGCCCACCAGCAGGGCCACGCAGCGGAGAAGAGCTACAAGTGCAGCGACTGCGGGAAAGGCTtcgcctgggtctcccacctggAGCGGCACCGGCGTATCCACACCGGAGAAAAGCCTTTCAAATGCCCCGAGTGCGGGGAATCCTTCAGCCAGAGTTCACATCTCACCAAGCACCAGCGCAGCCATCTGGGCAAGCGGCCCTACAAGTGTAGCGAGTGCGGGAAGGCTTTCGGCCTCACTCTTGACCTCATCATCCACCAGCGGACCCACATGGGTGGCAAACCCTATAAGTGCTCCCAGTGCAGGAAAGGATTCACTCGCCGGGCCAACCTCATCAAACACCAGAGGAGCCATGGGGAGGAGGAACCCTGA
- the LOC125621767 gene encoding uncharacterized protein LOC125621767 isoform X4, with translation MNPVLPQEKSRAKPQENHKMDLKRSLVTLEEVTFTMEPWVMLDPRQRALYRDVMQESYETLMSLAADGLVSDNEEEEEEEEGSEELEPCTSQNPEWEKSPAGSDEQKKAQPGKKHDKATQRGPGLRKPKGTAAQTRCGDCRKSSKCGAAGGRQRKGKPTEERAKPFRCQDCGKGFTWASHLERHRRIHTGERPFRCPECGESYSQSSHLLQHRRTHTSDRPHKCGDCGKRFAQPDELAAHQQGHAADKPHKCSHCGKGFVWASHLERHRRIHTGEKPFKCPECGEAFSQSSHLAKHRRSHTGERPYRCPHCGKSFCQSSDLARHKRIHLGKKPLRCGDCGKCFRAGPALARHQRSHRRERAHRCGDCGKGFVWASHLERHRRVHTGERPFPCASCGERFAQKAHLLQHRKTHSPDRPYKCGDCGKRFGDNAAFLAHQQGHAAEKSYKCSDCGKGFAWVSHLERHRRIHTGEKPFKCPECGESFSQSSHLTKHQRSHLGKRPYKCSECGKAFGLTLDLIIHQRTHMGGKPYKCSQCRKGFTRRANLIKHQRSHGEEEP, from the exons TCACTGGTGACGTTAGAGGAGGTGACTTTCACCATGGAGCCCTGGGTGATGCTGGATCCGCGGCAGAGAGCCCTGTACCGGGACGTCATGCAGGAAAGCTATGAGACCCTGATGTCCCTGG CAGCTGATGGTTTGGTGAGCGACaacgaggaggaggaagaggaggaggaaggctcaGAGGAGCTGGAACCATGCACGTCTCAGAACCCTGAGTGGGAAAAGAGCCCTGCCGGCTCCGATGAACAAAAGAAAGCCCAGCCAGGGAAGAAGCATGACAAAGCCACGCAGCGCGGTCCAGGCCTGAGGAAGCCGAAGGGCACCGCGGCCCAGACTCGCTGCGGCGACTGCAGGAAGAGTTCCAAGTGTGGGGCGGCTGGGGGCCGGCAGCGTAAGGGCAAGCCGACCGAGGAGCGCGCCAAACCCTTCCGCTGCCAGGACTGCGGCAAGGGCTTCACCTGGGCCTCGCACCTGGAGCGGCACCGGCGCATCCACACCGGCGAGCGCCCCTTCCGCTGCCCCGAGTGCGGGGAAAGCTACAGCCAGAGCTCCCACCTGCTGCAGCACCGCCGCACCCACACCAGCGACCGGCCCCATAAGTGCGGCGACTGCGGGAAGCGCTTTGCCCAGCCTGACGAGCTGGCCGCCCACCAGCAGGGCCACGCGGCGGACAAACCCCACAAGTGCAGCCACTGCGGCAAGGGCTTCGTCTGGGCCTCCCACCTGGAGCGGCACCGGCGTATCCACACCGGCGAAAAGCCCTTCAAATGCCCCGAGTGCGGGGAGGCCTTCAGCCAGAGCTCCCACCTGGCAAAGCACCGGCGCAGCCATACAGGCGAGCGCCCCTACCGCTGCCCGCACTGCGGGAAAAGTTTCTGTCAGAGCTCGGACCTGGCCCGCCACAAGCGGATCCACCTGGGCAAGAAACCCCTGCGCTGCGGTGACTGCGGGAAGTGCTTCCGGGCTGGCCCGGCCCTGGCCCGGCACCAGCGCTCCCACCGGCGGGAGAGAGCCCACCGCTGCGGCGACTGCGGCAAAGGCTTCGTCTGGGCCTCTCACCTGGAGCGGCACCGGCGGGTCCACACGGGCGAGCGCCCCTTCCCCTGCGCTAGCTGCGGGGAGCGCTTCGCCCAGAAGGCCCACCTGCTCCAGCACCGCAAGACCCACTCCCCCGACCGGCCTTACAAGTGCGGGGACTGCGGCAAGCGCTTCGGGGACAACGCCGCCTTCCTGGCCCACCAGCAGGGCCACGCAGCGGAGAAGAGCTACAAGTGCAGCGACTGCGGGAAAGGCTtcgcctgggtctcccacctggAGCGGCACCGGCGTATCCACACCGGAGAAAAGCCTTTCAAATGCCCCGAGTGCGGGGAATCCTTCAGCCAGAGTTCACATCTCACCAAGCACCAGCGCAGCCATCTGGGCAAGCGGCCCTACAAGTGTAGCGAGTGCGGGAAGGCTTTCGGCCTCACTCTTGACCTCATCATCCACCAGCGGACCCACATGGGTGGCAAACCCTATAAGTGCTCCCAGTGCAGGAAAGGATTCACTCGCCGGGCCAACCTCATCAAACACCAGAGGAGCCATGGGGAGGAGGAACCCTGA
- the LOC125621767 gene encoding uncharacterized protein LOC125621767 isoform X1 has protein sequence MNPVLPQEKSRAKPQENHKMDLKRSLVTLEEVTFTMEPWVMLDPRQRALYRDVMQESYETLMSLALFPISKPDLISWMERGEEPSARDFQGRESPRGAHAAADGLVSDNEEEEEEEEGSEELEPCTSQNPEWEKSPAGSDEQKKAQPGKKHDKATQRGPGLRKPKGTAAQTRCGDCRKSSKCGAAGGRQRKGKPTEERAKPFRCQDCGKGFTWASHLERHRRIHTGERPFRCPECGESYSQSSHLLQHRRTHTSDRPHKCGDCGKRFAQPDELAAHQQGHAADKPHKCSHCGKGFVWASHLERHRRIHTGEKPFKCPECGEAFSQSSHLAKHRRSHTGERPYRCPHCGKSFCQSSDLARHKRIHLGKKPLRCGDCGKCFRAGPALARHQRSHRRERAHRCGDCGKGFVWASHLERHRRVHTGERPFPCASCGERFAQKAHLLQHRKTHSPDRPYKCGDCGKRFGDNAAFLAHQQGHAAEKSYKCSDCGKGFAWVSHLERHRRIHTGEKPFKCPECGESFSQSSHLTKHQRSHLGKRPYKCSECGKAFGLTLDLIIHQRTHMGGKPYKCSQCRKGFTRRANLIKHQRSHGEEEP, from the exons TCACTGGTGACGTTAGAGGAGGTGACTTTCACCATGGAGCCCTGGGTGATGCTGGATCCGCGGCAGAGAGCCCTGTACCGGGACGTCATGCAGGAAAGCTATGAGACCCTGATGTCCCTGG CACTATTTCCGATTTCTAAACCCGACCTGATCTCCTGgatggaacgaggggaggagccATCCGCCCGGGATTTCCAGGGACGGGAGAGCCCCCGCGGAGCCCACGCAG CAGCTGATGGTTTGGTGAGCGACaacgaggaggaggaagaggaggaggaaggctcaGAGGAGCTGGAACCATGCACGTCTCAGAACCCTGAGTGGGAAAAGAGCCCTGCCGGCTCCGATGAACAAAAGAAAGCCCAGCCAGGGAAGAAGCATGACAAAGCCACGCAGCGCGGTCCAGGCCTGAGGAAGCCGAAGGGCACCGCGGCCCAGACTCGCTGCGGCGACTGCAGGAAGAGTTCCAAGTGTGGGGCGGCTGGGGGCCGGCAGCGTAAGGGCAAGCCGACCGAGGAGCGCGCCAAACCCTTCCGCTGCCAGGACTGCGGCAAGGGCTTCACCTGGGCCTCGCACCTGGAGCGGCACCGGCGCATCCACACCGGCGAGCGCCCCTTCCGCTGCCCCGAGTGCGGGGAAAGCTACAGCCAGAGCTCCCACCTGCTGCAGCACCGCCGCACCCACACCAGCGACCGGCCCCATAAGTGCGGCGACTGCGGGAAGCGCTTTGCCCAGCCTGACGAGCTGGCCGCCCACCAGCAGGGCCACGCGGCGGACAAACCCCACAAGTGCAGCCACTGCGGCAAGGGCTTCGTCTGGGCCTCCCACCTGGAGCGGCACCGGCGTATCCACACCGGCGAAAAGCCCTTCAAATGCCCCGAGTGCGGGGAGGCCTTCAGCCAGAGCTCCCACCTGGCAAAGCACCGGCGCAGCCATACAGGCGAGCGCCCCTACCGCTGCCCGCACTGCGGGAAAAGTTTCTGTCAGAGCTCGGACCTGGCCCGCCACAAGCGGATCCACCTGGGCAAGAAACCCCTGCGCTGCGGTGACTGCGGGAAGTGCTTCCGGGCTGGCCCGGCCCTGGCCCGGCACCAGCGCTCCCACCGGCGGGAGAGAGCCCACCGCTGCGGCGACTGCGGCAAAGGCTTCGTCTGGGCCTCTCACCTGGAGCGGCACCGGCGGGTCCACACGGGCGAGCGCCCCTTCCCCTGCGCTAGCTGCGGGGAGCGCTTCGCCCAGAAGGCCCACCTGCTCCAGCACCGCAAGACCCACTCCCCCGACCGGCCTTACAAGTGCGGGGACTGCGGCAAGCGCTTCGGGGACAACGCCGCCTTCCTGGCCCACCAGCAGGGCCACGCAGCGGAGAAGAGCTACAAGTGCAGCGACTGCGGGAAAGGCTtcgcctgggtctcccacctggAGCGGCACCGGCGTATCCACACCGGAGAAAAGCCTTTCAAATGCCCCGAGTGCGGGGAATCCTTCAGCCAGAGTTCACATCTCACCAAGCACCAGCGCAGCCATCTGGGCAAGCGGCCCTACAAGTGTAGCGAGTGCGGGAAGGCTTTCGGCCTCACTCTTGACCTCATCATCCACCAGCGGACCCACATGGGTGGCAAACCCTATAAGTGCTCCCAGTGCAGGAAAGGATTCACTCGCCGGGCCAACCTCATCAAACACCAGAGGAGCCATGGGGAGGAGGAACCCTGA
- the LOC125621767 gene encoding uncharacterized protein LOC125621767 isoform X2: MNPVLPQEKSRAKPQENHKMDLKRSLVTLEEVTFTMEPWVMLDPRQRALYRDVMQESYETLMSLALFPISKPDLISWMERGEEPSARDFQGRESPRGAHAADGLVSDNEEEEEEEEGSEELEPCTSQNPEWEKSPAGSDEQKKAQPGKKHDKATQRGPGLRKPKGTAAQTRCGDCRKSSKCGAAGGRQRKGKPTEERAKPFRCQDCGKGFTWASHLERHRRIHTGERPFRCPECGESYSQSSHLLQHRRTHTSDRPHKCGDCGKRFAQPDELAAHQQGHAADKPHKCSHCGKGFVWASHLERHRRIHTGEKPFKCPECGEAFSQSSHLAKHRRSHTGERPYRCPHCGKSFCQSSDLARHKRIHLGKKPLRCGDCGKCFRAGPALARHQRSHRRERAHRCGDCGKGFVWASHLERHRRVHTGERPFPCASCGERFAQKAHLLQHRKTHSPDRPYKCGDCGKRFGDNAAFLAHQQGHAAEKSYKCSDCGKGFAWVSHLERHRRIHTGEKPFKCPECGESFSQSSHLTKHQRSHLGKRPYKCSECGKAFGLTLDLIIHQRTHMGGKPYKCSQCRKGFTRRANLIKHQRSHGEEEP; encoded by the exons TCACTGGTGACGTTAGAGGAGGTGACTTTCACCATGGAGCCCTGGGTGATGCTGGATCCGCGGCAGAGAGCCCTGTACCGGGACGTCATGCAGGAAAGCTATGAGACCCTGATGTCCCTGG CACTATTTCCGATTTCTAAACCCGACCTGATCTCCTGgatggaacgaggggaggagccATCCGCCCGGGATTTCCAGGGACGGGAGAGCCCCCGCGGAGCCCACGCAG CTGATGGTTTGGTGAGCGACaacgaggaggaggaagaggaggaggaaggctcaGAGGAGCTGGAACCATGCACGTCTCAGAACCCTGAGTGGGAAAAGAGCCCTGCCGGCTCCGATGAACAAAAGAAAGCCCAGCCAGGGAAGAAGCATGACAAAGCCACGCAGCGCGGTCCAGGCCTGAGGAAGCCGAAGGGCACCGCGGCCCAGACTCGCTGCGGCGACTGCAGGAAGAGTTCCAAGTGTGGGGCGGCTGGGGGCCGGCAGCGTAAGGGCAAGCCGACCGAGGAGCGCGCCAAACCCTTCCGCTGCCAGGACTGCGGCAAGGGCTTCACCTGGGCCTCGCACCTGGAGCGGCACCGGCGCATCCACACCGGCGAGCGCCCCTTCCGCTGCCCCGAGTGCGGGGAAAGCTACAGCCAGAGCTCCCACCTGCTGCAGCACCGCCGCACCCACACCAGCGACCGGCCCCATAAGTGCGGCGACTGCGGGAAGCGCTTTGCCCAGCCTGACGAGCTGGCCGCCCACCAGCAGGGCCACGCGGCGGACAAACCCCACAAGTGCAGCCACTGCGGCAAGGGCTTCGTCTGGGCCTCCCACCTGGAGCGGCACCGGCGTATCCACACCGGCGAAAAGCCCTTCAAATGCCCCGAGTGCGGGGAGGCCTTCAGCCAGAGCTCCCACCTGGCAAAGCACCGGCGCAGCCATACAGGCGAGCGCCCCTACCGCTGCCCGCACTGCGGGAAAAGTTTCTGTCAGAGCTCGGACCTGGCCCGCCACAAGCGGATCCACCTGGGCAAGAAACCCCTGCGCTGCGGTGACTGCGGGAAGTGCTTCCGGGCTGGCCCGGCCCTGGCCCGGCACCAGCGCTCCCACCGGCGGGAGAGAGCCCACCGCTGCGGCGACTGCGGCAAAGGCTTCGTCTGGGCCTCTCACCTGGAGCGGCACCGGCGGGTCCACACGGGCGAGCGCCCCTTCCCCTGCGCTAGCTGCGGGGAGCGCTTCGCCCAGAAGGCCCACCTGCTCCAGCACCGCAAGACCCACTCCCCCGACCGGCCTTACAAGTGCGGGGACTGCGGCAAGCGCTTCGGGGACAACGCCGCCTTCCTGGCCCACCAGCAGGGCCACGCAGCGGAGAAGAGCTACAAGTGCAGCGACTGCGGGAAAGGCTtcgcctgggtctcccacctggAGCGGCACCGGCGTATCCACACCGGAGAAAAGCCTTTCAAATGCCCCGAGTGCGGGGAATCCTTCAGCCAGAGTTCACATCTCACCAAGCACCAGCGCAGCCATCTGGGCAAGCGGCCCTACAAGTGTAGCGAGTGCGGGAAGGCTTTCGGCCTCACTCTTGACCTCATCATCCACCAGCGGACCCACATGGGTGGCAAACCCTATAAGTGCTCCCAGTGCAGGAAAGGATTCACTCGCCGGGCCAACCTCATCAAACACCAGAGGAGCCATGGGGAGGAGGAACCCTGA
- the LOC125621767 gene encoding uncharacterized protein LOC125621767 isoform X3 — MEPWVMLDPRQRALYRDVMQESYETLMSLALFPISKPDLISWMERGEEPSARDFQGRESPRGAHAAADGLVSDNEEEEEEEEGSEELEPCTSQNPEWEKSPAGSDEQKKAQPGKKHDKATQRGPGLRKPKGTAAQTRCGDCRKSSKCGAAGGRQRKGKPTEERAKPFRCQDCGKGFTWASHLERHRRIHTGERPFRCPECGESYSQSSHLLQHRRTHTSDRPHKCGDCGKRFAQPDELAAHQQGHAADKPHKCSHCGKGFVWASHLERHRRIHTGEKPFKCPECGEAFSQSSHLAKHRRSHTGERPYRCPHCGKSFCQSSDLARHKRIHLGKKPLRCGDCGKCFRAGPALARHQRSHRRERAHRCGDCGKGFVWASHLERHRRVHTGERPFPCASCGERFAQKAHLLQHRKTHSPDRPYKCGDCGKRFGDNAAFLAHQQGHAAEKSYKCSDCGKGFAWVSHLERHRRIHTGEKPFKCPECGESFSQSSHLTKHQRSHLGKRPYKCSECGKAFGLTLDLIIHQRTHMGGKPYKCSQCRKGFTRRANLIKHQRSHGEEEP, encoded by the exons ATGGAGCCCTGGGTGATGCTGGATCCGCGGCAGAGAGCCCTGTACCGGGACGTCATGCAGGAAAGCTATGAGACCCTGATGTCCCTGG CACTATTTCCGATTTCTAAACCCGACCTGATCTCCTGgatggaacgaggggaggagccATCCGCCCGGGATTTCCAGGGACGGGAGAGCCCCCGCGGAGCCCACGCAG CAGCTGATGGTTTGGTGAGCGACaacgaggaggaggaagaggaggaggaaggctcaGAGGAGCTGGAACCATGCACGTCTCAGAACCCTGAGTGGGAAAAGAGCCCTGCCGGCTCCGATGAACAAAAGAAAGCCCAGCCAGGGAAGAAGCATGACAAAGCCACGCAGCGCGGTCCAGGCCTGAGGAAGCCGAAGGGCACCGCGGCCCAGACTCGCTGCGGCGACTGCAGGAAGAGTTCCAAGTGTGGGGCGGCTGGGGGCCGGCAGCGTAAGGGCAAGCCGACCGAGGAGCGCGCCAAACCCTTCCGCTGCCAGGACTGCGGCAAGGGCTTCACCTGGGCCTCGCACCTGGAGCGGCACCGGCGCATCCACACCGGCGAGCGCCCCTTCCGCTGCCCCGAGTGCGGGGAAAGCTACAGCCAGAGCTCCCACCTGCTGCAGCACCGCCGCACCCACACCAGCGACCGGCCCCATAAGTGCGGCGACTGCGGGAAGCGCTTTGCCCAGCCTGACGAGCTGGCCGCCCACCAGCAGGGCCACGCGGCGGACAAACCCCACAAGTGCAGCCACTGCGGCAAGGGCTTCGTCTGGGCCTCCCACCTGGAGCGGCACCGGCGTATCCACACCGGCGAAAAGCCCTTCAAATGCCCCGAGTGCGGGGAGGCCTTCAGCCAGAGCTCCCACCTGGCAAAGCACCGGCGCAGCCATACAGGCGAGCGCCCCTACCGCTGCCCGCACTGCGGGAAAAGTTTCTGTCAGAGCTCGGACCTGGCCCGCCACAAGCGGATCCACCTGGGCAAGAAACCCCTGCGCTGCGGTGACTGCGGGAAGTGCTTCCGGGCTGGCCCGGCCCTGGCCCGGCACCAGCGCTCCCACCGGCGGGAGAGAGCCCACCGCTGCGGCGACTGCGGCAAAGGCTTCGTCTGGGCCTCTCACCTGGAGCGGCACCGGCGGGTCCACACGGGCGAGCGCCCCTTCCCCTGCGCTAGCTGCGGGGAGCGCTTCGCCCAGAAGGCCCACCTGCTCCAGCACCGCAAGACCCACTCCCCCGACCGGCCTTACAAGTGCGGGGACTGCGGCAAGCGCTTCGGGGACAACGCCGCCTTCCTGGCCCACCAGCAGGGCCACGCAGCGGAGAAGAGCTACAAGTGCAGCGACTGCGGGAAAGGCTtcgcctgggtctcccacctggAGCGGCACCGGCGTATCCACACCGGAGAAAAGCCTTTCAAATGCCCCGAGTGCGGGGAATCCTTCAGCCAGAGTTCACATCTCACCAAGCACCAGCGCAGCCATCTGGGCAAGCGGCCCTACAAGTGTAGCGAGTGCGGGAAGGCTTTCGGCCTCACTCTTGACCTCATCATCCACCAGCGGACCCACATGGGTGGCAAACCCTATAAGTGCTCCCAGTGCAGGAAAGGATTCACTCGCCGGGCCAACCTCATCAAACACCAGAGGAGCCATGGGGAGGAGGAACCCTGA
- the LOC125621767 gene encoding uncharacterized protein LOC125621767 isoform X5 has protein sequence MNPVLPQEKSRAKPQENHKMDLKRSLVTLEEVTFTMEPWVMLDPRQRALYRDVMQESYETLMSLADGLVSDNEEEEEEEEGSEELEPCTSQNPEWEKSPAGSDEQKKAQPGKKHDKATQRGPGLRKPKGTAAQTRCGDCRKSSKCGAAGGRQRKGKPTEERAKPFRCQDCGKGFTWASHLERHRRIHTGERPFRCPECGESYSQSSHLLQHRRTHTSDRPHKCGDCGKRFAQPDELAAHQQGHAADKPHKCSHCGKGFVWASHLERHRRIHTGEKPFKCPECGEAFSQSSHLAKHRRSHTGERPYRCPHCGKSFCQSSDLARHKRIHLGKKPLRCGDCGKCFRAGPALARHQRSHRRERAHRCGDCGKGFVWASHLERHRRVHTGERPFPCASCGERFAQKAHLLQHRKTHSPDRPYKCGDCGKRFGDNAAFLAHQQGHAAEKSYKCSDCGKGFAWVSHLERHRRIHTGEKPFKCPECGESFSQSSHLTKHQRSHLGKRPYKCSECGKAFGLTLDLIIHQRTHMGGKPYKCSQCRKGFTRRANLIKHQRSHGEEEP, from the exons TCACTGGTGACGTTAGAGGAGGTGACTTTCACCATGGAGCCCTGGGTGATGCTGGATCCGCGGCAGAGAGCCCTGTACCGGGACGTCATGCAGGAAAGCTATGAGACCCTGATGTCCCTGG CTGATGGTTTGGTGAGCGACaacgaggaggaggaagaggaggaggaaggctcaGAGGAGCTGGAACCATGCACGTCTCAGAACCCTGAGTGGGAAAAGAGCCCTGCCGGCTCCGATGAACAAAAGAAAGCCCAGCCAGGGAAGAAGCATGACAAAGCCACGCAGCGCGGTCCAGGCCTGAGGAAGCCGAAGGGCACCGCGGCCCAGACTCGCTGCGGCGACTGCAGGAAGAGTTCCAAGTGTGGGGCGGCTGGGGGCCGGCAGCGTAAGGGCAAGCCGACCGAGGAGCGCGCCAAACCCTTCCGCTGCCAGGACTGCGGCAAGGGCTTCACCTGGGCCTCGCACCTGGAGCGGCACCGGCGCATCCACACCGGCGAGCGCCCCTTCCGCTGCCCCGAGTGCGGGGAAAGCTACAGCCAGAGCTCCCACCTGCTGCAGCACCGCCGCACCCACACCAGCGACCGGCCCCATAAGTGCGGCGACTGCGGGAAGCGCTTTGCCCAGCCTGACGAGCTGGCCGCCCACCAGCAGGGCCACGCGGCGGACAAACCCCACAAGTGCAGCCACTGCGGCAAGGGCTTCGTCTGGGCCTCCCACCTGGAGCGGCACCGGCGTATCCACACCGGCGAAAAGCCCTTCAAATGCCCCGAGTGCGGGGAGGCCTTCAGCCAGAGCTCCCACCTGGCAAAGCACCGGCGCAGCCATACAGGCGAGCGCCCCTACCGCTGCCCGCACTGCGGGAAAAGTTTCTGTCAGAGCTCGGACCTGGCCCGCCACAAGCGGATCCACCTGGGCAAGAAACCCCTGCGCTGCGGTGACTGCGGGAAGTGCTTCCGGGCTGGCCCGGCCCTGGCCCGGCACCAGCGCTCCCACCGGCGGGAGAGAGCCCACCGCTGCGGCGACTGCGGCAAAGGCTTCGTCTGGGCCTCTCACCTGGAGCGGCACCGGCGGGTCCACACGGGCGAGCGCCCCTTCCCCTGCGCTAGCTGCGGGGAGCGCTTCGCCCAGAAGGCCCACCTGCTCCAGCACCGCAAGACCCACTCCCCCGACCGGCCTTACAAGTGCGGGGACTGCGGCAAGCGCTTCGGGGACAACGCCGCCTTCCTGGCCCACCAGCAGGGCCACGCAGCGGAGAAGAGCTACAAGTGCAGCGACTGCGGGAAAGGCTtcgcctgggtctcccacctggAGCGGCACCGGCGTATCCACACCGGAGAAAAGCCTTTCAAATGCCCCGAGTGCGGGGAATCCTTCAGCCAGAGTTCACATCTCACCAAGCACCAGCGCAGCCATCTGGGCAAGCGGCCCTACAAGTGTAGCGAGTGCGGGAAGGCTTTCGGCCTCACTCTTGACCTCATCATCCACCAGCGGACCCACATGGGTGGCAAACCCTATAAGTGCTCCCAGTGCAGGAAAGGATTCACTCGCCGGGCCAACCTCATCAAACACCAGAGGAGCCATGGGGAGGAGGAACCCTGA